In one Lycium barbarum isolate Lr01 chromosome 7, ASM1917538v2, whole genome shotgun sequence genomic region, the following are encoded:
- the LOC132604224 gene encoding serine hydroxymethyltransferase 3, chloroplastic-like: MGSSLQQPIWVRGSAFPLKGQMKLNEVKLQSLRPCKASQIDGSLVTGRPPSSVSVPIPEMAGVGINFVDYGLGEADPEVCGIIDKEKERQFRSLELIASENFTYRAVMEAVGSCLTNKYSEGLPGKRYYGGNEYIDELELLCQERALAAFNLDGKQWGVNVQPLSGSPANFEVYTAVLSPHDRIMGLDLPHGGHLSHGFMTPKRRVSGTSIYFESMPYRLDESSGLVDYDMLEKTATLFRPKLIIAGASAYPRDFDYPRMRKIADAVGAFLMMDMAHISGLVAASVVANPFEYCDIVTTTTHKSLRGPSGGMIFFKKDPVLGVDLETAINNAVFPGLQGGPHNHTIGGLAVCLKHAKSPDFKAYQNKVVSNCRALASRLMELGYKLVSGGTDNHLVLLDLRPLGLDGARVEKILDMASITLNKNSVAGDKSALVPGGIRIGSPAMTTGGFSEKEFVTVADLINEGVQITLEAKNLVSSSKLQDFLKFVTSPEFPLIDKVLNLQSRVEALTTQYPLPGL, translated from the exons ATGGGTTCTTCTCTTCAGCAACCTATTTGGGTTAGGGGATCAGCTTTCCCTTTAAAGGGTCAAATGAAACTAAATGAGGTCAAATTACAGTCTCTTAGGCCTTGCAAAGCCTCTCAAATTGATGGGAGTTTGGTCACAGGAAGGCCTCCTTCTTCAGTTTCTGTTCCTATCCCAGAAATGGCAG GTGTTGGGATCAACTTTGTAGACTATGGATTGGGTGAAGCCGATCCTGAAGTTTGTGGTATTATTGACAAAGAGAAGGAACGTCAATTTCGAAGCTTAGAGCTTATTGCCTCTGAGAATTTCACATATCGAGCAGTGATGGAGGCAGTGGGTTCTTGCCTTACAAACAAATACTCCGAAGGACTACCAGGCAAAAG ATATTATGGTGGAAATGAGTACATTGATGAGTTAGAACTTCTCTGTCAAGAGAGGGCTTTGGCAGCCTTTAACTTAGATGGAAAACAGTGGGGCGTCAATGTTCAACCCCTATCTGGTTCTCCAGCAAATTTTGAAGTTTACACAGCAGTTCTCAGTCCACATGACCGGATTATG GGATTGGACTTACCTCATGGGGGTCATTTGTCCCATGGATTTATGACTCCTAAAAGGCGAGTTTCAGGCACATCTATTTACTTTGAGTCCATGCCTTACCGACTTGATGAATCTTCAG GCCTTGTTGATTATGACATGCTTGAGAAAACTGCAACCCTTTTTCGGCCAAAACTTATTATTGCTGGTGCTAGTGCATATCCACGAGATTTTGATTATCCTCGTATGAGAAAG ATAGCAGATGCTGTTGGAGCCTTTCTCATGATGGATATGGCTCACATTAGTGGCCTTGTTGCAGCCTCCGTAGTTGCTAATCCATTTGAATACTGTGATATTGTCACCACCACAACTCACAAG TCTCTAAGAGGTCCTAGTGGAGGAATGATCTTCTTCAAGAAAGATCCCGTCCTAGGTGTTGATCTGGAAACTGCCATCAACAATGCAGTTTTTCCTGGCTTGCAG GGTGGTCCGCATAATCACACAATTGGAGGACTAGCTGTTTGCTTGAAGCATGCCAAATCACCTGATTTCAAGGCTTATCAGAACAAG GTGGTCTCTAACTGTAGAGCTCTTGCAAGCCGGTTAATGGAGTTGGGGTACAAGCTGGTCTCTGGAGGAACTGACAATCATTTGGTTCTACTGGATCTCAGGCCCTTA GGTCTTGATGGTGCTAGAGTGGAGAAAATACTTGACATGGCATCAATCACGCTCAATAAGAATTCAGTAGCCG GTGATAAAAGTGCACTAGTGCCAGGTGGTATACGCATAGGCTCACCTGCAATGACCACTGGAGGTTTCTCAGAGAAAGAATTTGTAACCGTTGCAGACCTCATTAACGAGGGTGTGCAGATAACTCTCGAGGCCAAGAACTTAGTCTCTAGTTCTAAACTCCAAGATTTCTTGAAGTTTGTCACTTCTCCGGAGTTCCCTTTGATCGATAAGGTGTTAAATTTGCAAAGCAGAGTTGAAGCTTTGACAACCCAATATCCATTGCCCGGCTTGTGA
- the LOC132604226 gene encoding uncharacterized protein C6G9.01c: MPKNSNSKKPKPIEIEKEKPNSSSTKPKKPISEIDEIFAGRKRKKPEKVEKSSGDVVIEPKKVKKNKEKSVRIRKDNVFSEVPRHSRKKTADGFTLYTEEELGIGKSNAGGTKLCPFDCDCCF; this comes from the coding sequence ATGCCTAAAAATAGCAATTCCAAGAAACCTAAACCAATAGAGATAGAAAAGGAGAAACCAAATTCTTCTTCAACGAAACCTAAAAAACCAATTAGTGAAATTGACGAAATATTTGCTGGAAGAAAGAGGAAGAAACCTGAAAAAGTAGAAAAATCAAGTGGAGATGTTGTTATAGAGCCAAAAAAAGTGAAGAAAAACAAGGAAAAAAGTGTTAGAATACGTAAAGATAATGTTTTTTCTGAGGTGCCACGTCATTCGAGGAAGAAAACAGCAGATGGGTTTACTTTATATACTGAAGAGGAGTTGGGTATTGGGAAATCTAATGCTGGAGGTACCAAGCTTTGTCCTTTTGATTGTGACTGTTGTTTTTAG
- the LOC132604228 gene encoding uncharacterized protein LOC132604228: MTGGYQQQGYQARPPTSWAPPGAPMQQPGYGYVQPGAYPGSAPQYNASQPPYSGYPPQAASAGYASGWDQGTAQNQQSQAGGYDYYNQQAPQQQQQTAGGPAASTDTSAYGYNQQSATGYSQGQAYSQEGYGGYHAPAAQSGGYQGSGYEQQQGYSSAAGYGCAANPTSEGQNSSYGTQSDGSQAPPPVQSSVTGQQGYHSGQQPSPNPSYPSQGSAAGYGVLPTQGGYGTPPAGGYAAGYGAPQAQKPPSQPGYGQPQQSPSAQAGYAQPPPAQPGYPQPAAQSGYAQADPSTQRPPASAYGAPPAQPGYGAQGYGAPPSYAQQPPPYNSAYGGYAQPPAYASEAAPASQSVPPSGGVAKASPQS; the protein is encoded by the coding sequence ATGACCGGAGGATACCAGCAACAAGGTTATCAGGCCCGACCTCCTACAAGCTGGGCTCCTCCTGGTGCCCCAATGCAACAACCTGGTTATGGATATGTTCAGCCTGGCGCATACCCAGGTTCAGCCCCCCAATATAATGCGTCGCAACCACCTTACTCTGGATATCCTCCTCAAGCTGCGTCTGCTGGATATGCCTCTGGCTGGGATCAGGGTACTGCTCAAAATCAACAATCTCAGGCAGGTGGCTATGATTACTACAACCAACAGGCCCCACAACAGCAGCAGCAAACTGCTGGAGGTCCAGCCGCTTCGACTGATACTAGTGCCTATGGTTACAACCAGCAATCTGCCACGGGTTACAGCCAAGGACAAGCTTATTCCCAGGAAGGCTATGGGGGATATCATGCACCTGCCGCTCAATCTGGTGGTTACCAGGGTTCTGGTTATGAGCAGCAACAAGGTTATAGCTCAGCCGCTGGCTATGGGTGTGCTGCAAACCCAACATCAGAGGGCCAGAATTCGTCCTATGGTACACAAAGTGATGGCAGTCAAGCACCTCCACCAGTTCAGTCATCAGTCACGGGCCAACAAGGATATCATTCTGGCCAGCAGCCCAGTCCTAATCCTAGTTACCCATCTCAAGGCTCTGCTGCAGGATATGGGGTGCTCCCTACTCAAGGTGGGTATGGTACGCCGCCAGCTGGCGGTTATGCTGCTGGTTATGGGGCCCCTCAGGCTCAAAAGCCTCCTAGTCAGCCAGGTTATGGTCAACCACAGCAGTCTCCTAGCGCACAAGCTGGTTACGCCCAGCCTCCCCCAGCTCAGCCTGGGTATCCACAGCCAGCTGCTCAATCAGGATATGCTCAGGCTGATCCTAGCACTCAGCGACCTCCCGCTTCTGCATATGGTGCTCCACCAGCTCAGCCAGGTTATGGTGCCCAAGGTTATGGGGCTCCACCTAGTTATGCCCAGCAGCCACCACCGTACAACAGTGCCTACGGTGGTTACGCCCAGCCTCCAGCATATGCTTCTGAAGCAGCTCCGGCATCGCAGTCTGTTCCTCCTAGTGGTGGGGTTGCGAAAGCATCACCTCAGAGTTAA